The genomic region ttcgttctctcagaacatacaccggggctaccaagagtagaaggaagctagACAACCTCTTTTTCTTTCCAGATGGACCACGGAAAAGTcttaaggcatctaaggccaccaatgcaagatggattaggtcaacaatcttgaaggcctatgaggtacgagataaggccacacccttccgggttcagctcattctacttcttcactcagcacttcttgggtggttcgcctccaggcttcagcagaacaggtctgtagggctgcaatgtggtcatccacacacaccttttccaaattctacaaggtgcatacatatgcctcagccgaagcgagcttcggcaggaaagtgttgcaggtggttattccctgaacactaggtgtaaaaagtcccgccctcatgggtagctttgggacgtccccatggtgcctgtgtcccccaatctaggcaagagaaaaatagatttttgtacttaccgttaaatccttttctcttgtcctacattgggggacacaggccttccctccctgtattagttcaAGTTAATGTTAATCAGTGGatatcttatataatttttattgttcaaataccaacaagttcaaacagcaggtggttcataccgtgcttggcttgcattggggaggtgctccttctcttcacatgggcaattggtaggactcgtcatctcttcttcggtcagaaaactgaagattgaggaggtaggcggggatgaaggccagagcaggaggaggaggagccactttaaccttttagtgtcctttctccaagcaacaggatcttcatccccatggtgcctgtgtcccccaatgtaggacaagagaaaaggatttaacgttaagtacaaaaatctatttttttactaAGGTATTGATTGGTTTCTTTTTGAGAAAAGAAACTAAaacatggattttatttttgcctttacgcCCCCTTTAAATTGAACTGTAATAAATAGAAACGTTCAAGTAATGCAACTGTGTCAATTGCCTTTCTGCCTTATCTATCTCTGAGGGGAAACAGTTTAAGTCAAAAagcaattgcaaacttactggcCGTTTACTCAATTGGTGCCACACAATCATGGATCCAGAGGGCCTCACTTTTAAGCAAAGCTTTACAAAAGTCCGCACCTCTTGCTCTAATGAGACATGCTCTGTTGGTACACACGTAACAGCACTAGGGTTATGTTTAGTCTCTGCCCAATGCTTGGCCACCAATTGCTGAGCAATatcctattttctatttttttccgcTCACTTTTGATCCAGTGCCACCTTGATGCTGGGCCTATACATCTCAATACTTTCATTGGGAATGTATTGAGCTCTGTTCTTCATGGGGGGGGGATCCTAAAAAATTAGCATTTGTATTTTGACTTTACTTTCATTTGTTTAGAGCAAGTCAACCACAGTGATAACCTGTGCCCAGGGCTCGCCAGGAAACTTTTCCGTTGCCCACATCTGAGAAACCTTGAAAGCTTAGATTAGGTCAACCACAGTGACAGCCACAGTgtattagagtgagctctaatacatcttctagacaaaaggagcccccctataagatatattggatctaactgtcaacgattatctgacacccaactgctgcatgaagagaggatgaaagagagaatgaagagaatcagatgttgagagagaaatagtgaagttAAACAGTTCAGAAACAGTACCGAATTTtttattgactgtatttagaaagtttatttagaaagtttcttatttcagtatgctgaagcttatattaacatTTTCCTTCATTAATAGGCCCAATAGTAACTCTAGCTGGGCTGGCAGCTCCTTCATTTatagatacaggtattggacctgttatccagaatgctcgggatctggggcttttatatcttagtttggatcaagttcaaggtactgttttattattacagagaaaaaaataaatcatttttgaaaatttggataaaatcgagtatGGGATATgttcctttccttaattcagagttttctgggtttccagataacggatcccatacctgtatatgtaactgAAACTGCTATTGGGAAAAAGGTCCAATcaccaaaagcaaccaatcagcagggagcaTTTAGTGGACAAATATCTCACTGGTTGCTGTGGTGTATTGGGCAATCAGTGCaattaattacatatgggggcattTAATTGTGCTTGGATAGAGCTCTGTATATGTTGCTGTCCAAACAGGCAGGAGCAGCGGCGGCGGGATGGCTTTAAGGGCTTGTGGTCTAATAATATTCCGGAGATGCAAAGCGGGAATCTCAGCTGCTGCCATGGATGATATTGAGTTCCTTCTCCTGCAGACTTCTTACGGGGAACACCACTGGACACCACCAAAAGGTAATAGATTTCAGTTTGGAAAGAATGAAAATGTGATATCAGGAAAGAACCAACTGCCCCAGCTCCCTCCCAATACCATTACATAGGCATTtgaatgtcttaaaggagaactgccaTCACAATGCTGCAGGGAAAAAAactgtgaaacctcaattttcatcccctgattttataagtttcccctcattttacagtgtttttgtggtcccatctatataatatgcataatacattatctggattttacaccattttattctggtcccctgaaaaactttgataggggttctactgtttacgggaaatcatgtttttacatatatttcccctttaatttatagtCTACACCAGGgctgcccagactttgttaccctgggatctactctcgacacctggccctcatcaggagatctaccttgataggGGGGATCTGCAGAGTAGCCCTCCATGCTCAGCCCAACGGCCCTACTCTCCCTCCGtgctgctcctctccctccctccctccgtgctgctcttctcctctcCCTCCCTTCGTGCTGCTCTTCTCCTTTTCCTGCCCTCCCTTCTTTCTGTTCTTCTCCTTCCCTTCATGctgctcctctctctccctccatgctgctcctctctctccctccatgctgctcctctccctcccttagtgctgctcttctcctcttcctcccttagtgctgctcttctcctcttcctcccttcgtgctgctcttctcctctccctcccttcgtgctgctcttctcctctcCCTCCCTTCGTGCTGCTCTTCTCCCTCCCTCCATGCTGCTCTTCTCCTCTCCCTCCCTTTGTTTTGCTCTTCTCCTCTCTCTCCCCCTTCGCGCTGCTCTTATCCTCTCCCTCCCTTCATGCTGCTCTTCTCCTTTCCCTGCCCTCCCTTCTTTCTGCTCTTCTTCTCTCCCTTCgtgctgctcttctcctctccctctcttcgtgctgctcttctcctctcCCTCTCTTCGtgctgctcctctccctccctccatgctgctcttctccctccctccatgctaaattggttagagggatggaagacttaaattatgaggggagactgtcaaggttggggttgttttctctggggaaaaaggcgcttgccaggggacatgattacactttacaagtacattagaggacattatagacaaatagcaggggacctttctacccataaagaggatcaccgtaccagaggcctcccctttagactagaagaaaagaactttcatttgaagcaacgtagggggttcttcacagtcaggacagtgaggttgtggaatgcactgccgggtgatgtgatgctgattcagttaatgcctttaagaatgacttggatgatattttggacagacataatatcaaaggctattgtgatactaaactctatagttagtataggtatgggtatatagaatgtatgtaatagtagggaggggtgtgtgtatggatgctgggttttcatttggaggggttgaacttgatggattttgtcttttttcaacccaattgaaCTATGTACTATGCTGCTCTTCTCCTCTCCCTCCGTGCTGCTCTTCTCTTCCTCTCCCGTCCTCCCTTCATGCTGCTCTTCTCCTCTCCAGCCCCAGATCTCAGGCTACCAAGAATATTGccgggatctactggtagactgAGATCGATGTTCTGGGCACCTCTGGTCTACACTGgaagtctgttccctgtatctctGATTTCCCTGTGTCCTTTCCAGTTTCCCATTTGCCAGTTCTATTtttgtattaagtgtaaaactgTTACATTTTCAGGCCACGTGGACCCTGGAGAAGATGATATGAGCACAGCCCTGAGAGAGACGGAGGAAGAGGCCAGCCTGGACTCCAGCCACATCAAATTGGTAAAAGGATTCTGCAAAGAACTGAATTATAATGTCCGAAACAGGCCAAAAACAGTCATCTACTGGCTTGCGGAGCTGAAGGACTACACCACTCAGGTGAAGCTCTCCAACGAGCATCAGGACTTCCGCTGGCTCCAACTGGAAGAGGCCTGTATATATGCCGGGTACCAAGATCTGAAAGACACCCTGAAGGAGGCGCATCACTTCTTTCTCAATCAGGAAACAGAACCCAGACAGCAGTAAAGGGGTGCTATCCTCccctaaaaatgtttaaagggacatttatggcaacaataaaatgatatatatgtgagttttagtaaaaatttttgtaaaatgtttctttCAGATGTTGTAATATTTCTATCTGTTAGTCAATACATGTCTGCCACTTGGTAAGACCAGACCTTAGCAGTCATCCTCATGGCCATTGAAAAATGTTTAGTGTTTTTCCCCCTCCCACGGATTGAGAAATATACTGAGGCGTCAAAGTGATAGAAGCTACCTAGTGTgccaattaaataattaatagggatgcactgaatccactattttggattcagcagaacccccgaatcctttgcgaaagatttggctgaaaactgaacctgaatctgtaacctaatttgcatatgcaaattagcggtgggaaaggaaaaacatttttacttccttgttttgtgacaaaaagtcacgtgatttccctccccgccccggatttgcatatgaaaattagtatTCAGttcggcccggcagaaggattcggccgaatcctgctgaaaaagtccgaatgctggccgaatcccgaaccgaatcctggattcggtgcatccctaataattaatgAGGCAGCCAGGTATAACCAGAACTGTATTTTAAGTGAAACATATTGAACCCTTTTATATCCCCCTGCCAGCAGTAAGGTTCTTTTACGGGTTTTTGGGGAGAGTGGTGGGACCTTTTGAATGGGTCAAACCCATCCATGGAGTATGTGAATTAcaatatttgtataaaacaatTTGTCTTTGAAtgtattgcttaaaggagaagaaaaggcaatttattATTGGCGGTGCCAAAAGTTAAATGTTAAATCTACCGCTCTCCCGCCTCTTCACtttcctgcactggtggtgctggctcTCCATCGACCCagcaaggtcccttagcaacagtagAAGATTCACGGATTTGCACatggattttacaccatgtgcAGGGAggttgaaaaatcaataaaaacagggGCACGTCCCGACTGCAGATAAatagtgtgtgcggatctgtgaaTCTTCTACTGGTGCCAAAAgttgggggaggagggaagggttttttattacgggttgaattctcctttaaccagcaGCCACTCCACTGGTGATGGGATATTTCTCTTTCTCCACCATGCAAGCTTTTCTCAATTCTTCCAGTTCATGTACCACACAGCCTCTGGACTCCACTCAGAAATGTTTTTCACTTGTTGAGCCCATAGCCTCTGCCAAACCTTTAGATATGCAGCAACCATGCTCAGGTTCTGCCAGCCCAGGTACCACACAGCCTCTGGACTGCACACAGACAGGGTTTAAACTTGGGGAGGCCACAGCCTTTGCCAAGGCTTTAGATATGCAGCAACCATGCTTAAATTCTGCCAGCCTACTGGAACAGCACATAGATAATTTGATTGGTAGGGCCGCAGCCTCTGCCAATTCATAACACTCTTCCGAATTCCTTGACTCCATAACATTTATATATCTGGCTGGATAGTGCCGCAGCTCCTGCCCAGCACAGGTTCTGTTGCCACAGAGGAATTGATTGCATCCAGTGGGATATCACCTTGATTTGCATTGCATGCCCTAACAGTTCCCTGGTCACTTGGATaacaaaataaagttgtttgGGAGGCTTTCTGTTCCTCCCCTTCCCAGCACAGACTGTATTGTGGGGTAACTGCGAGTTTTTGGGACCTACAGGACCCAGGACTGGATGTGCCTGCTAAAAACTTCCCTCAACCTACACTCACTGCTTCCTTGCGTCGTTCTTCACATATCATGATAATCTCTTCTGACAATtgacttattgttattgctttgtgCTCTTTGCATTGTTGgaaagttttaaaatgtattttttatgcaatttgtcTCTATCAGGGAGTCACTAAGAGCATTTTGACGTTTCCCTCCCCGTGATACTAAAGGATAACAGAAACaacaaatatgtttaataaaatgtattttattggcaTCAGTAacaaagaagaaatacatttaacACATTGAAATATACAAAGTGCTACATACATAGGTGTGTATATAAGGAAATATACTTGGATATATGCAGCGCTGTAAATTTAAGATGTATCTGGAATCATCTTCTTTTGCCTTTGGTTTCCGCTCATATAGTGTAGAAGATAAGCCAGTGTTGCCCAGGCCCAAACAAACCATGCTAAATGCCGGGTTTTAactagcaaaaaatgtaaaacacgTAGGATTTGGGGATCAGTGCCTGGCCAGCATACTACCAGTTATGAGCTACTCTTTAAAAGTAACACATTAAAAACTCTGATAGATTTCGGTTCATAATATTGTATAGAaatgaattatttaaacatgcaAAAAATTATGGTAAAGCTCCAggtaattaaaaaattcaaacattctgGTCACCAACAAGTGAAATTTAATGTCCAAGTGGAATAAAATAACCAATTgccataggggtagatttatcaagggtcgaagtga from Xenopus laevis strain J_2021 chromosome 1S, Xenopus_laevis_v10.1, whole genome shotgun sequence harbors:
- the LOC108707300 gene encoding bis(5'-nucleosyl)-tetraphosphatase [asymmetrical] codes for the protein MALRACGLIIFRRCKAGISAAAMDDIEFLLLQTSYGEHHWTPPKGHVDPGEDDMSTALRETEEEASLDSSHIKLVKGFCKELNYNVRNRPKTVIYWLAELKDYTTQVKLSNEHQDFRWLQLEEACIYAGYQDLKDTLKEAHHFFLNQETEPRQQ